In Deltaproteobacteria bacterium, the genomic stretch TTGGGCAATCCCCCCCCAGGTTGAGGTGGCCAGCCCAGTGGGGGCAGGGGACTCCGCCGTGGCCGGGTTTATCTACGCCTTGACCAGGGGGATGGATTTCAAGGAGAGCCTGACCTTGGCCACCGCTGCGGGGACGGCGGCAGTGATGACCCCCGGAACAGAACTGTGCAGGAGGAAGGATGTAGAGAGGATAAAGGGGGAAATCAAGGTGGAGACACTCTGAACGGCAAAAATTTTTGTGAAAATAATATTTTTTTCTTGCCTTTTTTGTGATAACGTCTTATAAGATAAAAGAATTTTTTCACATAAGGGGTTAAAACATTGAAATTCTCAAAGGTTCCAGAAGCTACCATAAGGAGACTTTCTACCTATGTCCGTTGTCTCGAGACATTGGATGAAAAGGGGGAGACTGTGGTCTCCTCCGCCCAGTTGGCGAGCACGTGTGGGGTTAACGCTGCCCAGGTGAGGAAGGATCTGGCCTACTTCGGGGAGTTCGGGATCCGGGGGGTGGGATATTATATCAAGGACCTCTGTGATGACATCAAGAACATCTTGGGCCTGAATCGGGAGTGGCGTATAGCCATCATAGGGATCGGCAATTTAGGGGCTGCCCTCCTCCTCTACAAGGACTTCTTAAAGAAGAACTACAATATCTTCGCCGCTTTTGACATAGACCCCTCGGGGGTAGTGGGGAGGGTCTCGGAAAAGATGGGTAGACCGGTAGAGATCTTGCACCCCGATCGACTCAAGGAGGTGGCCAAGGAGAGGAAGATAGATATCGCCATTATCACCACGCCCGCTTCCGAGGCCCAAGAGGTTGCCGATAAGGTAGCGGAGGCCAACATCAAGGGGGTCCTCAACTTTACCCCCGTCCAGATAAAGATGCCCAAAGGGTTTGTGGTAAAAAACGTCTATTTCACCACTGTCTTGGATAGTGTAGCGTATCTGCTGCAGTTGAAGAAGCGATAAAGACATCCCCTCTCCATTTGAACTTCAGTCATGTCGGGATAACGCGATAGTGTAAGCATGGAGAAGATAAGGGTTAGGGTGCGAGTAGAGGGGTTGGTCCAGGGGGTATTTTATCGCTATTCCACTCAACGCAGGGCCCAGGAATTGGGGGTCAACGGTTGGGTGCGCAACCTATGGGATGGGAACGTGGAATGCCTGTTGGAAGGAGAACGTGGAAAGGTAGAAGCCCTCCTCCAGTGGTGTCATCAAGGCCCACCAGGGGCACAAGTGAAAAAGGTAACGACGCATTGTGAGGAGTATAAAGGGGATTTAAGGGGATTTTCGATACAATATTAGGCCGTCATTTCTTTATTATCTCTTTCTCTACCTCCTCTTTCTTCTTAATCAGCCCTTTGGTGGTCTCTTTGAGGGTTTTTTCATAGACCTCAACCCTCTCTCCCAATTCGATGGTCTTCCTCCCCAAGGATTTCAGTGCGTTCCCTCCCCCGAAGTAGGTAAAAAGTAAGATCACCAGGATGCCGATGGCGATTCCCAAGAGGAATTTTTTCATTTGGATATCCTTTCCTCTCCTTATATAATAGAGACGTCCCTTATGTCAAGGGAGGAAGGGGTGCCTGATCCCCTCCTTTGTTTCAATCATATCCTCTCGTGGTACATTATGTCCAGGATCTTCGTTACGGATGGTCATTGGAGAAAAACCTTGGCCGTGGTCCGCTCCCTCGGCAGAAAGGGGTTGGAGGTGACCGT encodes the following:
- a CDS encoding redox-sensing transcriptional repressor Rex gives rise to the protein MKFSKVPEATIRRLSTYVRCLETLDEKGETVVSSAQLASTCGVNAAQVRKDLAYFGEFGIRGVGYYIKDLCDDIKNILGLNREWRIAIIGIGNLGAALLLYKDFLKKNYNIFAAFDIDPSGVVGRVSEKMGRPVEILHPDRLKEVAKERKIDIAIITTPASEAQEVADKVAEANIKGVLNFTPVQIKMPKGFVVKNVYFTTVLDSVAYLLQLKKR
- a CDS encoding acylphosphatase encodes the protein MEKIRVRVRVEGLVQGVFYRYSTQRRAQELGVNGWVRNLWDGNVECLLEGERGKVEALLQWCHQGPPGAQVKKVTTHCEEYKGDLRGFSIQY